The Candidatus Binatia bacterium genomic interval CGCCTGGCGCTGCAGGCAGATGTGCTTGCGGTCGCGCACGGGACAGAACCAGATTCGCTTTCCTGGCAATCGAGGGCCTCGGTGAGGTCGGGCCCAAGGGATGGGCAGGTAAAACTGGCACCAGCCACTGCGGCGCTTGTTTCTTAGGAGGCAACTCCTGAGTAGGCGTCGGGTGACGCCGTATCGAAGGATTCTCAGGGGCCGTATCGAGGGACCATCTGAGAAAAACGACACAGCCTTGACACTCCTGGAGGCTTGTGATTAACCCCGGCCGGAATCGCTGAGCCAAACCATGAGGGCACCGACGAGGTGCCTCTTTTTTTATTGTCGCTGGCATGGAGAGCGTCGCATTCTCGAACCGATCTACCGAAGCGGCCCTGGCGCTGTCGGACTTTCAGTTCGCCTTACCGGCTGAGCTGATCGCGCAGGTGCCGGCCGAGCCTCGCGACCATGCCCGCCTGATGGTACTCGATCGTCGTCGGCATGGCGTCGAGCACACCCAGGTCCATACACTGCCGCAACATCTGCGCCCGGGCGATCTGCTGGTGGTGAACGACACGAAAGTCATGCCCGCACGCCTGTTCGGTCGCACCGGCTCGGGCGCAGCGGTCGAATTGCTCCTCATCCGGCCAACGGCCGAGTCGTTATGGCTAGGTCTCGGGAAGCCGGCTCGCCGGCTGCGCCCAGGCACGGCCCTCAGCTTTCCAGAAGGCACGCACGCGACCGTTGTCGCCGCCCATGGCGACGGCCACTACAGCATCGCATTCGACGACACGGTAGCCATGCCCGGGCTCCTGGAGCGGCACGGTGAGATTCCCTTGCCGCCGTACATCCGCCGCCCTGACGGTCCCCTTCGGCTCGATCATACTCGGTACCAGACCATTTTTGCCGCGCATGCGGGCGC includes:
- the queA gene encoding tRNA preQ1(34) S-adenosylmethionine ribosyltransferase-isomerase QueA, with protein sequence MESVAFSNRSTEAALALSDFQFALPAELIAQVPAEPRDHARLMVLDRRRHGVEHTQVHTLPQHLRPGDLLVVNDTKVMPARLFGRTGSGAAVELLLIRPTAESLWLGLGKPARRLRPGTALSFPEGTHATVVAAHGDGHYSIAFDDTVAMPGLLERHGEIPLPPYIRRPDGPLRLDHTRYQTIFAAHAGAVAAPTAGLHFTEELLTALQTRGVLVARLTLHVGPGTFLPVRCADLSHHAMEAEWCEIPEATAALVAQAKAAGSRVVAVGTTTTRALESAALLDGTVRHGVRWADLFITPGYQFRVVDALFTNFHLPGSTLLLLASAFAGRDPILAAYAEAVSQRYRFYSYGDAMLIQ